The window CTTTAGTCCATGCTCTTGGTCTTAACtcgttaagaccttaactcatttctcagatctggacttcctatcatctcttactccataaatttagtgactttaagcctttgcatggctgataaggtcacaaacacataaaactcttattctcttaactcaaaatgctcaaatctcatgcatgggttgattcTCATGTtcaagacctcatttttatggatccTCTCCACTggaaacacttaaaaggacagaTATTAAGCTCTGGAGTGCATCAACTCATAAAGTCTCAAGCTTTGGGACAAAAAtccctaaaatggaccatatcATGCACAAAACAAAAAGGATGGGAAAGCTTTGAGTTTTATACTtccaaatgatgctccaaccacacaaaagctcagatccaaagcctggactccaactctattctcttccatgctccttcttTACTCCAAAAATTCCACAAtaacacttataagctcacaatggtcacacataatctcaagaacgaggattagggtttaggagggtttatTGACTAAGGATGGTGGTCAGAAATGAGgtcatctcattctttatataggaaCACTCCTCTTAATTAGGGGTTTCTtatgtgcctagtacgcccagcgtactaggtggctcaaCTTAAAAGTCACgtgcatgagtacgctaagcgtacacacacgtacgcctagcgtactccgcTACCATCATTTTCAACTAAAGGACTTATCTTTCCAAATCATCAAACTGCATCGCTTCCTCGATATAACCCCGATTCCCACGGGCCTCAAACCCACGTATAGGTGACGAGATGCCCTAAGCTCCTAGCAACTCGTCACAACCCCGAGACTCACTCATGCCCGGTttgcagcccacgaaccctaatcacgGATGATCTGAAACAAAATGTTACAATGTAGGGTGAACTTAAATACCTACAACCAATATATTGATCACAACGATAGAAGATGCCTCTAACAAACCAGACAATCCCAATTACCATGATCAAACAACCAATATAGTAATAATTGAAAATCCTGACCCTTAATCGCTTCCTCAAGATCCTAATCATCAGGATCCCAACATCCAGGATCCTACGCAAAATCTCGAAATCCTGGATCCAACCCATTGTGAAGTATCTCTAGAATGACACACTTTTAAGAGAAGAGAAAAGTGACAAAGCATTTAAGATGAGGGCCTCACGTTTTGTGATGATCCAAGGCAAACTGTACAGTAAATCCATGGCAAGCCCATACGTTAGATGCTTAGAAGATCACGAGGCTGTAGAAGTcctaaaatatataaatgaaGGTGACTGTAGCAATCACACTAGGGGTAGATCCTTATGCTCCAAGGTGTTACAGATGGGATACTATTGGCCAATGATGAAAAAGGACGTCTTCTTATACGCACAAAAATGTGATGCTTGCCAAAGGCATACCAACATCCTTCATCAACCTACAAAACCATTGCACACTATCATTTCCCTGTGGCTATTCATGAAATAGGGAATGGGCATAGTTGGCAGGTTAGCAAAAGCTCCTGGTGGAAAGGTGTTCATGCCGGTGATGACGAACTATTTATCGAAATGGATAGAGGTCGAAGCCTTTGTTCATATACGAGACAAGGAGGTAGTCTCGTTTATCAAACGTAATATCTTGACCAGGTTTGGGATCCCTACCGAGATCATATGAGATAATGGATCCCAATTCATAAGTAAGAGAACTAGAGACTTTTGCACAAGTTGAGGGATTAAAATGATAATGTTCACCCATGTTCATCCTCAAGTTGCCATTGTAGACTCCTCTACATGTATTATGTGTCTCTTATCTCCTTCTCTTTTACCCCCATCTCGATTatcttatctctctctctctctctctctctctctctctctctccctcataATTAGGATTTTAGAAATTagtgtttatttgatttgttcttgaaatctgATTTATATATCTTTTTGAGTTATTTTATGAAATATGATTCTCCTTATCAGTTAGGATTTTTGAGTTGTTTCCAAATTTGATTTGTTACTTTCTCATACTTTCTGAAATTTGATATTTATATGTAACTTTGTGAAATTTAATTTGTACATGAAACTTTATGAAATCTGATTTGTACATGAAACTttataaaatcttgtttgtttatGAAATATGAGTTGTTTACAAAATCTTATCTGTATATATTTGGTGTGTGGCTTCTGAAACATGTTTTGTTTGAAAATGTTATGCATTTTGTCTTAATGGGAGAGAAAAACTTGTCGAATGAGCATTATATTAGAATCCTACATTGAAGAAGTGAACAAGGTTTATAGAAAGAAGTAGCCTAACGATTCATGGATTAAGGTAAGGAATGTTCTTAAAGAATAGTTTGACATGGAGTTGAatgaaaaacaaatgaaaaatgcTTTTGATGACCTATAAGCCAAATACATAGAATGAGTGTATTTTAAGAAGCGAAATTTGAAATACGTATAATCTTCAAGCGAATCCATTTACATTAACCATCGAAGAATGGGAAGAATATCTGAAGATACTTTATATAGAattttttaatgtttatgttCAATATGCCACATCAAAAGAACCATGTATGAGATAATGATGACGAGGAATAGGTTGAACCACATGATAATGCAGCGGACTGGAAATATGACTCATTTCCGAAATCAAATTGTTGaataattaatgaaaaatatataGAATGAATGCTTCCAAAATATTTTGTTACGATGATTGTAtgaattaaatttcaatattgtaaaattaaaattaatgaaacaaccttttaagtttttttaaaaaatagatTTTTGTATGTAGCcggtatattttaaaaaatattttttttacagaCTGCATATTTTTGTCTTGTACAAATGTGGGaaaaaaaatagtcattttattaCTTCTAAAACGAACAAGAAAGTAGAAACAACACCGGAGTATCAAATTTTTCATTAAAACACTaagggtgcgtttggttgtggaaaattttccagttttctaaaaaaaattccaAGGAAAACGGAAATTTTTAAAACGTGTTTGGTTCgttcagttttccaaaattttcaacgaaaatgaaaattttcagttttccaaattgtatgtaaattagaaaagtgatttttacagttttccaaaattttccaaatttctaagatggaaaatgaaaactcCTCCGGTTTCAACCAAAcacattttctaaaattttcattaaatATTAAAAGTGAAAACTCAAATctattttctgaaaacattttcttagaaaataaaAACAGTTTTCCACATTTGACTGTAGAaaaaatttcagttttctgagaaaatttttcaataaaaacggaaattttgaaaacgcgtttggttcgttcagttttccaaaaattttcaagaaaatgaaaattttcagtttttcaaattgtatgtaaattagaaaagtgatttttacagttttccaatgtttttcaaatttctaagatggaaaatgaaaactcCCTCGGTTTCAACCAAACacattttctaaatttttcattgaaaattgaaaatgaaactcaactctatttttgaaaatattttcgtAGAAAATTTTCCAGTTTTATTGGAAAATTTTCCAAGAAACAcgaaaattttgaaaacgcgtttggttcgttcagtttttcaaagttttctaagaaaatgaaaattttcagtttttcaaatttctaaaatggaaaataaaaactCCACCCGCTCAAACCAAACACGTTttcattgaaaattgaaaatgaaaccctattttctgaaaacattttcatagaaaatgaaaacagttttccacaaccaaacgcatcctaagggtgcgtttggttgttgaaaattttccaattttctaggaaaattttccaagaaaaacggaaattttgaaaacgcgtttaATTGGTTCAATTTTCTAAAgttttataagaaatgaaaattttcagttttccaaattgtatgtaaGATAGAAAAGCGAGTTTTacagtttttcaaagttttccaaatttctaagatggaaaatgaaaactcTACTAATTTCAACCAAAcacgttttctaaaattttcattggAAATTGGAAATGAAAACTCAACTctattttctgaaaacattttcttagaaaatgaatacaattttccacaaccaaacgcacccAAAGATGCGTTTGGTAGTGGAAAATTTTCTAGTTTTCTAGGAAAATTTTCTAAGAAACACAGAAATTTTGAAAACACGTTTGGTTCGTTcaattttccaaagttttctaagaaaatgaaaattttcagttttccaaaatgtatgtaaattagaaaaaAGTGAGTTTTACAGTTTTCCAAAGAGACTTTATATTTTCTATTTTCTAAAaacattttctaaaaaaataaaaattattttccaCAACCAAACTCAACCTAAAATTTATATTGACCATCCCAACTTGGTATAACGTGTTGAAGTAATATAAATAAATTGTCAATTTCTAATGATTTtgttataaaattaaaatatagttgttaaaccacaaaaatctcctttaataaatgaaggtttttttgccacttgtcaatatctcataagttttgacacttgtcattttgtgatatttttgaaataaatattatccacttgtcaatttttggtttgtttcgatttttaaaattaaagtcatatatttatatatgtaaagtattaaatataatatatatgaaaTTAAATTGCAATGAATaagtttctttctttcttattttaaatttttacataaaaatatttactgcttacattttaatgtttaaattttttgaaattaacccatataatatacgggtcttacacctagtaactgattttttgtgtatattttcttttaaatattatTACGATACTATTTTTCAATAAGTATTAACAACAAAGAGACTTTATATTTTCGTTTTCTGCATGCATAAAGTATACACTTGCATAAAATTTGTTATTACAGAATATAGTTACAAATTTTCTTTTGTTATTACCCATATGACCATATTTCTCTATATTGCTATTTTTGTTAAACTTTCCAAATTTTCTGATACAGCAGCACATGTACGATTTTTTGTATGTTAATTCTTTTCACGGTTTTGATTCTCACTAAAAAAGGAAAGTATAACCAAAAGTAATCATGATAAACAAATGTACGACCATGTTAGCTGTAAGATTTTTGCATTTTCCATTGCAATGATACAATTTTTTACTAACCATTTTTCAAAGATGTAACTTATCTTCCTGGCACTATTAACATGCCACTTTTTTATTACAACTATTACGTCCATTAATTTTATTTCTCATACCAAAATAGGTTTTCAAGAGAATCGTCATCTTTGTGTGGTTTTAATAGAAGAAACCTTGAGAGTatttcatgttttgtttttagCTTCAAAACgataaaatcttatttatacatgaaaactttAACCATGTAAGCTTTTTAAGAAGAAAATCTTTTAAGACTTCCGGGTATTAGATCTATGTACTTATAGAAACATTAACCGTTTTAATGAGCCTAATCCTTTAAGACTTTCaagatatttgattttttttttttatgttaaaaatGATTGATATATAGATATCGATATGAAAATGGGGTTACGTGGCTTCTTCAAGTCGGATAGATCACATAGATGGCACCAattatgattattataatattcataacacttttataactataatatttatatttagtttaaggttataaaataataatcaaatatactatatatatacaaaaagataaaggaaaaaaaaataaggGAAGGCAAGTAGGCAATTTAGCTTCCCAATAACTTTGGCCCTTTTAATTTTCCCACTGCCACCGCCGAGTCACAGAAAGATGACAAGAGTGCCACCGTCACGACGGAAACTGAAACCCATACACATACTCTTCTCCTTCCTTTTCCTTTTCATCACTGCGGTCGAGTTTTCCTGTGCGAGTGCACAGCACTTGTTGACGTCCGAGCAAACCACATTGCTTAACCTGAAGCAGCAATGGGGGAATCCGCCGTCACTGAGGAACTGGAACGCCTCTTCACCGCCATGCAACTGGACAGGAGTTCACTGCAACGACAACGGCTCTGTTGAGTGGTTTGAACTCATCAGCAAGGGATTAACTGGACATATACCGCCGTTCATCTGTGACCTACCTAACCTGAGAAATTTGTATCTCAGTGATAATTTCCTCACCGGAGAGTTCCCTACGGTTTTTTATAATTGTTCGAAGCTAGTTGAAATTGATATCGCACAGAACGGTTTTTTTGGAAGGTTTCCGGATGATATTGACCGATTATCAGGACTCATGTGGATTGATGTCGGAGGTAATAACTTCACCGGCGATATACCTCCAGCCATCGGCAATTTGTCCGCGTTAATGTATTTGTCGTTGGATAATAACTCGTTCACTGGTTCAATCCCGTCGGAGATTGGAAATTTATCTAATCTGGAAACGTTGGATTTGAGTTCCAACGATTTGGAAGGTGAAATCCCTTCTGGGTTGCTTGTGTTGAAGAAACTGGATAGTTTGACCTTGTACAAGAACAATTTATCTGGAAGAATTCCGTCGGTGATCCAATCTTTAGATTTAATTGAAATCGATCTCTCCATGAACAAATTGAACGGCTCAATTCCTAAAGATTTTGGCAAATTGCAGCAGCTGGAGGTGTTGaatttgttttcaaatcatttatccGGCAACATTCCAACAAGTATTTCACAAATTCCGACACTGAAGAATTTCAGAGTCTTCAAAAACAATCTCGATGGCGAATTACCTCAGGAAATCGGGTTTCACTCGAAGCTGGAAACATTCGAAGTATTCGAGAACAAACTCACCGGAAAGTTGCCTGAGAATTTGTGCGGTGGTGGTACTTTGCTCGTGGTGGCTGCTTTCTCCAACAATCTCACCGGAGAAATCCCGAGATCACTCCAGAGTTGTTACAGCCTTGATTCAATCCTACTCCAGGATAACAGTTTCACCGGTGAAATTCCTCCAGGAATTTGGACATTAGCCAATCTTTCGAGCTTGATGCTTACAGGAAACTTTCTTTCTGGTGAACTACCGAGTACAGTATCATGGAATTTATCAAGATTGGAGATCAGTGACAACAAGTTCTCCGGCCAAATTCCTGACAGCATTTCGTCTTGGACAGAACTGAATGTGTTCAAGGCTAGTAACAACTTGTTATCAGGTGAAATCCCGACATCATTCACATCTCTTTCACAGTTGTCTGTACTTCATCTTGATAGGAATTCACTTTCCGGCGAACTTCCATCGGAGATCAAGTCCTGGAGTTCACTAACCACTTTGCATCTAGCGAGAAACAAACTTTCTGGCCCGATTCCACAAGCCATCAGTTATTTGAAAGGTCTTCTTGACCTTGATTTATCAGAAAACCAATTTTCCGGTGAAATTCCCCAACAAATGAGCCGTTTGAGGCTGAGCACTTTAAACCTTTCTTCCAACAAACTCACCGGAAGAATCCCATTTGCATTCGATAACCTCGCTTACGAAAATAGTTTCTTAAACAATCCCGATCTATGTGCTAGTGCTTCATCCCCAATCTCAAATCTCCATAACTGTTACACCAAATCCCCACACTCCCAGAAATCTTCCCCCAAAATCATCGCCATGATTGTCGTCTTGTCAGCATTCATCATACTTGTCGCCATTCTGTGCACCATGATCGTCTATAGACTATACCTCCAGAAGAAACATAAACACATTGTGGATCTCACAGCATGGAAACTTGTTGAAAAGTGATCGATTCGAAGTTAAGTGATGAAATGAAGATGGTGTTTAATTAGGGCTTTTAATTCGGAAGTTAAGTGATGAAATAAAGATGGTGTTTAATTAGGGCTTTTATGTTATTAATGCTTGTACTAGGTAAAATAGGTTGTGAATTGTGATCAggtttatttaatatattaatattaatagtattataactataattataataatatgaCATAATGGTTTTATTTAACATTGTGAATCTAAAGGTGGAATGTTGAAAGATTGCAGTTTCCATGGCTCATCACATTTCTTGGTGATAATCTCAGTTTGTATAACTGGGCTTCTTTAATAAATCCATTACGAGATTATAATATATTCAAGACTCAAGAGCATTCATGAGCGTTCATTTGAAAATCAAACAACTCATGGCCATGCTTTTTAGCAAGCTTGATAAGGTCTTGTCGTTCTAaggtcatgttttttttttttgtttttcttatgAGCGCTGTGTGAGTAAATGATGTTATTACAAATGTATTTTGGAATATGACAGCATACTTAAAATAATGGAAAGATCGAAGAAAAATAGGAATGGTTCTTATAAGTTAGACCTCCATTGAGAAATTTAGGTAAACCGGTTAAACTTCAAAGTCTTCAATATTATAGAACACATAAGAGAAAGACATCTTTATAttacacaaagaaaaaaaaatttatatggaAGCACAAGATTGATACGGGTGCGGCAAGGGTCACATCCAAGGTCAAATGAAAAGTGCTACGAACTTCCCATCATCtagaaaattaaacctaaattactaaaaaaaaaaaaacacaaaaacacataGAATTTAGGTGCGATATTTTTCAAGAACTTATTGAATTTTTAAAATGCGCTAGCTTCATGTTTAAAACTTGAAGATCGGTGAGTGTCATTTTCGCCGACGAGCTTTATTCGTTGATGCAaacttttttttctaaaaaacttAGAGTTTTGTTTGTTTTGTCTGCTAGTATGTCCTCGTTGGTTGATTTTCTGCTTGAAGACACCCTCTCTCTCGCTTTGTCCCTTCCCGGTAGTCGACAAAGTTGGACGTCCGGTGGACCCTCCCCCTTGGTGGCGTCGAATTCATCATTCAGATCCATAATATTTTTTtagtattaattaaataaaaaacataatttaaaacataataaaatattttacattaattaaaactacattaaattaattaaaaaataaaattaaacctaacaaataaaaaactaaagctaaattactaaaaaaacataaaaaatatagaaaaataaacctaaattactaaaaaaacattaaaaaaatatagaaaattaaacctaaattactaaaaaaaacacaaaaaaacataGAATATAGTTGCGATATTTTTCGAGAACTTGTTGAGTTTTTAAAATGCGCTTAAATTTTCCGTATTGAGATCTGGTTGTAGCTTCGTGTTTAAAACTTGAAGATCGGTGAGTGTCATTTTCGCCGACGAGCTTCCTCCGTTGAtgcaaactttttttttctaaaaaacttAGAGTTTTGTTTATTTTGCCTGCTAGTACGTTCTCGTTGGTTGATTTTCCGCTTGAAGACACCCCCTCTCTCGCTTTGTCCCTTCTCGGTAGTCGACAAAGTTGGACGTCCGGTGGACCCTCCCCCTTGGTGGTGTCGAATTCATCATTCAGGTCGAGGCTAACATCAATGTCCAACTCAGAAGTTATTGCCCTTTTTTTGGAGCCAGTGGTAGATCTTGAATGTGTCGTATCTAGATAAAGGACCTATTTACGACAAATTTCTCATGCTTTTTGGTTGCCGAAACCATTGTTGGTAATTTTGTATTGGTACAACATGGTTGCTAAAATGTTGAGATTGTTGCTACCGCTTCTATACATATTTTTAAGATTGTTAAATACGCCGTTAAATTGGGTGCAAGCCACTCGAAGGTCACACCATTTTGCATTGACCGCGTCGTCTGCCTGGTCCGTTTTCCTTCCTAATAACGCGTGGAAGTGGTCTAAAACACGATTCTAAAAACTTTGACCCGTTTGCGTGTTGCCGACATCCCATTCATGTGATATGAAAATCCAAGCTTTAGCTAAAGCTTCCTCCTCTTCAATCCATTGTGTAGTTTTATTTTggatcttttgatttttttttgcctTCTACGATTTGATTGTGTTTCTTCAACCTGATCTTTGTCGTCGTCATTGTCGAGGTTTATAGGTTGGGATTAAGATAATGGAACTTGAGATGGTTTTGAAGGTTGTGCGTGAAATTGTTGACATTGAGAAGTTTGGGGTTGAAATTGCGGAGAAGGTTGTTGTTAAAAGGCTTGAATGTAACACtccaaaatcacaacaaatttaaaatttacaaaatcaaccattcatcaacattatttacaaaaagtgtcattgtttcaaaagcattatttcaaatcaaaatttttcccAATACCCAGTGACATAAAACAGGAAGTTATGTACGATCACGTCTTTGCCTTCTCACGATCCTCTGacatacttgaaaccataaactaaaaattgtaagcctaagcttactgagttccccaaagtaccaacacacgaATACATATAACAGCATATACTAGGTCCACAACCTATGTCTGGAATATCCCTACAAGTTCCTTAACATAAGtatggattacccctgagcctacATTATGAGTCCGGGATGCCATTCGGGCCCTCATATCATATATGGATTGCTCTCGAGCCCTCGGTATGATTTTGGCATGCCaatcgggccctcagctcatatctggaatgctcctgggtttgttggctaccacacGAAGCAGTAAAACCTCAAaccaacacaatatgtcgacatatgaacatataacataacatagaaCCAACAATTTcagataatcatacagatctactgaTCATCTACCAACTAACATACGACCTGGAGTCAGCGGCCCCGAACCGCTTCGGCGCAGGCTACGACTGCGTCGGGGTCGGTCTCGACTCCCGAGTTTGCAACTCaatctcaatctcaatctcaTGCTGCTTGGCGGCCTCCTACATCTCCAACAATGAACTGTAGCACTGAGTAGAAACAAATTGCCTGATctccatcttgagcatgctcaagtaacgggtcatctgagcctgctcagatgCAACAAACTCAGGGCAGAACGTAGCTTTCtccgtgaacatcttggtgatcttcgtCACCATCTCAAAACACTGTCTCAAATCCAGATACTTATGCGCTAACCTTTCACGATCAACCAATGGGACATACCGGGAGCGGAACATCTCAGAAAACTGCTCACATGACACAACAAATCTCTGCTCAACAGAATAAGAACTAGTACCAAGCCTcaaccaatccttcgctccagacctcagaaggttcagagcgcacctgaccttctgattagcagggcatgaccaagtgaagaaacatccctccacatctgataaccacctcatggctatgattgggtcatgaactttttcaaaattcgggggcttcgtattatcaaagtcccAATACTGAAAGACCTGCCCTATCCCAACACTTGCAGCCGCCACGACTGCGGAGGCTGCAGCAGCAGCCGTCTCAGAGATGACTGCATAACGATCATTAAAGAACTCCATCatcgcggtcttgatagacccgaacatctccagAATATGACCCCAGACAATAGCAACTACCTCTTCGTGAATGATCTCCCTGACGCGGTCCTCTGACAATACTGGCTCACCCTGTCTACCAGCTCCTGATCCCTATCCGGATCCGATCTCAACTCGTCTCGTAGTCACCATATTGAAAATacaccaggaagatatcagataatccacacATCATATCGTGGAACCAGCTCCCAAGGAAGCcctaagggttgtgacttccttgctacgcgtacgggtcttgtgctttcagtagtacgggtccatactaccttccacacctacccgtatttgtctcaaggatcatcacaatgccctaacaaaactcataagcataaaAGAACACTTAATCCTCACTCCCTAGAGGAAAGGCTAAACATCTCACAATTGGTCGGCTGACCCTACATCACTTGcctatgaaacttccaccaaccttgcaGCACTCGTGCATGTTAGCCATAAATAACACTAGACCCTATAGACAtttgaatatctgatcctaccctaatcccttcatcaaataagaacatgaaataaggccaaaccaaacattctcaggctataagatcttagttatatataaccatgatgcatacactaagcaactacagtaatgatgtcaattccataaaaGAAAGGTCCTAGGATATcagacatcatataatcaggcaattctgtCATGCAACTCCTGAAGATCCCTACACTATCActaacatgttgttctaacataactcaatatcaaacaacattatggtattttggggtctacttactggctccggctgatcgtacacatcacatcctctttgagtattttgaaaaccatttgaaaaatcatttttgaaaatcctttccttagtttgagactagattcacacgagtgttcctccaattcactcaaaccaaggctatgataccaacttgtaacattcaaaaaattcttgaaaaattaaaatttttaaaacaaaccacaaaccatcattgtttacaaattgttttaaaaataagTTCCACAAACCATCACACCTTCGTCTTCCCttgatcctctgaagtacctaaaacataatccaaaattgtaagcccaaagcttagtgagttcccccaaaataccaatacataacaaatatcataaatataataacaacatactttgggcccagttaaccatcgggttggaatgccaacatactatgggtccaatcatcctcgggatggaataccctaggccctcaaccatcgggttggaatgccctggcctgttggcttacgcacaaagcagTGAATCCTCAGCTTCCAATCAATCATGAcataatacatataatcatattattaacCAGCTAGCAAACAA of the Lactuca sativa cultivar Salinas chromosome 6, Lsat_Salinas_v11, whole genome shotgun sequence genome contains:
- the LOC111906096 gene encoding receptor-like protein 52, whose translation is MTRVPPSRRKLKPIHILFSFLFLFITAVEFSCASAQHLLTSEQTTLLNLKQQWGNPPSLRNWNASSPPCNWTGVHCNDNGSVEWFELISKGLTGHIPPFICDLPNLRNLYLSDNFLTGEFPTVFYNCSKLVEIDIAQNGFFGRFPDDIDRLSGLMWIDVGGNNFTGDIPPAIGNLSALMYLSLDNNSFTGSIPSEIGNLSNLETLDLSSNDLEGEIPSGLLVLKKLDSLTLYKNNLSGRIPSVIQSLDLIEIDLSMNKLNGSIPKDFGKLQQLEVLNLFSNHLSGNIPTSISQIPTLKNFRVFKNNLDGELPQEIGFHSKLETFEVFENKLTGKLPENLCGGGTLLVVAAFSNNLTGEIPRSLQSCYSLDSILLQDNSFTGEIPPGIWTLANLSSLMLTGNFLSGELPSTVSWNLSRLEISDNKFSGQIPDSISSWTELNVFKASNNLLSGEIPTSFTSLSQLSVLHLDRNSLSGELPSEIKSWSSLTTLHLARNKLSGPIPQAISYLKGLLDLDLSENQFSGEIPQQMSRLRLSTLNLSSNKLTGRIPFAFDNLAYENSFLNNPDLCASASSPISNLHNCYTKSPHSQKSSPKIIAMIVVLSAFIILVAILCTMIVYRLYLQKKHKHIVDLTAWKLVEK